One region of Dysidea avara chromosome 1, odDysAvar1.4, whole genome shotgun sequence genomic DNA includes:
- the LOC136237570 gene encoding retinoblastoma-binding protein 5 homolog, which yields MNLALLQSFSQNYPEHNDGYLDSGSEALTCAFNRRGNYLAVGCNDGRIAVWDFMTRGIAISYSSHTHPITSLSWSRSSRRLLSSSTDWNVCLWDVLSGDCEYKFRFPSPVLKTQFNPRDSSMFLVCPMKHSPVIVYLNKDGNPGHTHQSLFTTDQEMDGNVVASFDRRGQYIISGNSKGNMVVVDAKTLEVKKVFKLSANLGAVAVKSVEFARKGSHCLVNSTDRIVRVYDVDDIVHNADSGTEPEALQRLQDLVNKTMWKKCCFSGDGQYIVAGTARHHTLYIWDKASGNLVKILSGQKGEMLLDVVWHPVLPIICSVSNGVVNIWGHMLVENWSAFAPDFQELEENIDYDEKEDEFDIEDEDRSVEGEKGASGKEDNFVDVITPADIPAYYSSGDEDDDEEPLDWLPIAPEIEDPDEAGWGQLEPNLNELPTDSISTDNKENVSRKRSLSDSTTTATASIAENGPLEKKVKVVDIFLDKNSSAAVPDVRKEPFVDVQSIDDDDDPNTSVVSTTKEDGTAKDQTPHQTDKNVEETAPSSSAANEQTNTTSTTDNDSNDDGNV from the exons ATGAATTTGGCACTTTTAC aGTCTTTTAGTCAGAATTATCCAGAA CACAACGACGGCTACCTTGATTCGGGTAGTGAAGCTCTCACGTGCGCGTTCAACCGTCGTGGCAACTATCTGGCGGTAGGATGCAATGATGGTCGCATAGCGGTGTGGGATTTTATGACCAGGGGTATAGCCATAAGCTACAGTAGTCATACTCACCCCATCACTTCTCTGAG CTGGAGTAGAAGCAGTAGAAGACTGTTAAGTTCTTCCACTGATTGGAACGTCTGCTTATGGGATGTGCTATCTGGTGATTGTGAATACAAATTCCGTTTCCCATCACCTGTTCTGAAAACACAGTTCAACCCTCGTGACAG CTCAATGTTCCTGGTGTGTCCGATGAAGCACTCTCCTGTCATCGTTTACCTTAACAAAGATGGTAATCCTGGTCACACCCACCAATCTTTGTTTACTACCGATCAAGAG ATGGATGGCAATGTTGTAGCTTCTTTTGATCGTCGTGGCCAGTACATCATCAGTGGAAACTCTAAAGGCAAT ATGGTGGTAGTGGATGCTAAAACATTAGAG GTAAAGAAAGTGTTCAAGCTATCCGCAAATTTGGGTGCAGTTGCTGTCAAGTCGGTGGAGTTTGCCAGAAAAGGAAG CCATTGCCTGGTCAACTCTACTGATCGTATTGTTAGAGTATATGATGTTGATGACATCGTTCACAATGCTGACTCAGGTACAGAGCCTGAAGCCCTTCAGAGACTGCAAGATCTTGTGAACAA GACAATGTGGAAGAAATGTTGTTTTTCTGGTGATGGACAATACATTGTGGCGGGAACAGCACGACATCACACCCTCTACATATGGGACAAGGCATCTGGCAATCTGGTGAAGATATTGTCTGGTCAGAAAGGAGAAATGTTGCTGGATGTTGTG tGGCATCCTGTGTTACCGATCATCTGCTCTGTGTCTAATGGAGTGGTCAATATCTGGGGTCACATGCTAGTG GAGAATTGGAGTGCTTTTGCTCCAGATTTCCAAGAGCTGGAAGAGAATATTGATTATGATGAGAAGGAGGATGAATTTGACATT GAAGATGAGGACAGGTCGGTGGAAGGGGAGAAAGGTGCTTCCGGTAAGGAAGACAATTTTGTTGATGTCATTACCCCAGCTGATATTCCTGCCTACTACAGCAG TGgcgatgaagatgatgatgaggaGCCACTTGACTGGCTTCCTATTGCTCCCGAGATAGAAGACCCTGATGAGGCAGGCTGGGGACAACTAGAG CCCAATCTGAATGAGCTACCAACAGACAGTATCAGTACAGACAACAAAGAAAATGTTTCTCGAAAACGCTCACTTTCTGACtctacaacaacagcaacagcatCGATTGCTGAAAATGGTCCACTGGAAAAGAAAGTTAAAGTAGTAGATATTTTCCTTGACAAGAACAGCTCTGCTGCTGTACCAGATGTTAGGAAAGAGCCCTTTGttgatg TTCAGTCAATTGATGACGATGATGATCCTAACACCTCAGTGGTCAGCACAACCAAGGAGGATGGCACAGCTAAAGATCAAACACCACACCAAACTGATAAGAATGTAGAAGAGACAGCACCATCATCATCAGCTGCAAATGAACAGACAAACACAACGAGTACCACAGACAATGATAGCAATGATGATGGCAACGTGTAG